A window of Ipomoea triloba cultivar NCNSP0323 chromosome 2, ASM357664v1 contains these coding sequences:
- the LOC116010863 gene encoding uncharacterized protein LOC116010863, translating to MAHSLFDMFSAHKFAKVIWDLLRQKYGTDDAGRRKYAVGRWMNFKMNDSKSIVEHVHEFENLVADMTTEGAEVNDVFLSGALIEKFDDSWLDFKNKMKHERCDYTLQQLINSLNIEEENRLMLSSKPNNNNHVKNGKIQKKGLVAGCFVCGKQSHRAAQCYFRKGVNQNTKKSDNGGPKNEAHLTEDTDNTEIVAAVITEGNIVGDPEEWVVDTGASRHFCNNQDMFKVFEPITEGEQVFMGNSSVSQKFNFRSLVTQGHKTVGNSLGRDTYVEAIIIMVLLLLTSLSHLTYGMID from the exons ATGGCACATTCTCTTTTCGACATGTTTTCTGCGCATAAGTTTGCCAAGGTTATTTGGGACTTACTGCGTCAGAAATATGGCACTGACGATGCCGGTAGAAGAAAATATGCGGTGGGGCGCTGGATGAATTTCAAAATGAACGACTCTAAATCCATAGTTGAACATGTTCACGAGTTTGAAAATCTGGTTGCTGATATGACTACTGAAGGAGCTGAAGTAAACGATGTCTTTTTATCTGGAGCTCTTATTGAGAAATTTGATGACTCTTGGTTagacttcaaaaataaaatgaagcaTGAAAGGTGTGACTACACACTACAGCAGCTGATCAATAGCCTAAACATAGAAGAGGAAAATCGCCTAATGCTCAG CTCCAAACCAAATAACAATAATCACGTCAAGAATGGCAAAATTCAGAAGAAAGGGTTAGTTGCTGGATGTTTTGTTTGTGGGAAACAAAGCCACCGTGCTGCACAGTGCTACTTTCGCAAAGGCGTGAATCAGAACACAAAAAAGTCAGATAATGGAGGACCCAAAAACGAAGCTCACCTGACAGAAGACACAGACAACACGGAAATAGTAGCAGCCGTCATAACTGAAGGTAATATCGTGGGAGATCCAGAAGAGTGGGTCGTGGACACTGGAGCATCTCGCCACTTCTGCAACAACCAAGATATGTTTAAGGTGTTTGAACCTATCACTGAAGGAGAACAAGTGTTCATGGGCAATTCCAGCGTTTCCCAG AAATTTAATTTCCGGAGCCTTGTTACACAAGGCCACAAGACTGTGGGAAATTCCTTGGGAAGGGATACTTACGTGGAG gcaataataataatggttctCCTTTTGCTTACATCTCTGTCTCATTTAACATATGGCATGATAGATTAG